One genomic window of Cinclus cinclus chromosome 6, bCinCin1.1, whole genome shotgun sequence includes the following:
- the SRP14 gene encoding signal recognition particle 14 kDa protein yields MVLLESEQFLTELTRLFQKCRTSGSVFITLKKYDGRTKPVPRKGHVETFEPADNKCLLRATDGKKKISTVVSSKEVNKFQMAYSNLLRANMDGLKKKDKKSKAKKSKATQ; encoded by the exons atggtgctgctggagagcGAGCAG TTCCTGACGGAGCTTACCAGGCTCTTCCAAAAGTGCAGGACTTCCGGGAGCGTTTTCATAACGCTGAAGAAAT ATGATGGCCGAACAAAACCAGTTCCACGCAAAGGCCACGTAGAAACTTTTGAACCAGCAGACAATAAGTGTCTCCTAAGAGCAACtgatggaaagaagaaaattagcaCAGTG GTGAGCTCAAAGGAGGTAAATAAATTCCAGATG GCATATTCAAATTTGCTAAGAGCTAACATGGATGGCTTGaagaagaaagacaagaaaagcaaGGCCAAGAAGAGTAAAGCAACACAGTGA